The genome window ctttctaaATGACCTCAAGAAAAATATAGTTTGAACTAACTTGATTTTATTAGCTTAGCAAAAGTTGGCAACTCACTTCTCTTtagtttatctttttctttccaattgATTTGTTTTGACACACTTTAAAGAAACAATGTTCTGCCTTTATAAAATAGAATATATACACGCAGCTCTGGAACAAAATAAGAGTCCacttaaaattatgattttactctttataggtggatgtttgagtaaaatgaacattgttcttttattctatgaactactgacaacatgtctctgaaattacaagcaaaaatttagtttttatttgcagaaaatgagaaatggtcaaaataaggaaaacgTTGCAGAGCTTTCAGGCCtctaatgcaaagaaaacaagctcatgttcatttagaaacaacaaaactaatgttttaactcaggaagagttcagaaattactctttggtggaataaccaggagatTTTCAATGGGCTTCTGTGAActcttagttttttccagagctttaCATCTATGTAGTGAAACGTGTAAAATCACCTTCCAGTTTCTAAGTCTCTCTGTGATCAGCTTTCAGTGACTGGTACACCAACTGAGGTTCCAAGTCAACACAACTAAACTTGTTTAGTTTCATCGTTGTGTAAAAACTAGAATGATTTAATGGAACGGGTTTCCTCTAATGAAGTCAAATAATTCGGGTTAAGAGAGAACAGACATGTTGCAGTTTGCCTGGGTTCTTATATCTTGTCAGACTTCTGCGGTAAAGTTGAAAACTTGTGCTTTAACTCTAATTTGCTGTGCACGGACATGCAGTGCGAAGGGTCTTTGGTTAACTTGTGGCCTTAGATGTGGTGGCCCGGTTCTGCTCACCTGCTACCATAAGTGTCACAGAGGCAGGTCCCAGAATAGAGGATCCAACAGTAAACATCTGGTAGAAGATATAAAGGCTTGAGATGGATTGATTTCTCTTCACCGTCTCTTTTCCACTGtatttaaatgatgaaaaacacagTAATTAGTACATTGTACATTTTAGTACATTAAAGATGTGATATTATCACATCTTTAAATGTTCATTGAATAATTAAATGCAGAATAAGATCACAAGAAACCTAAAGAgatataaaaagattaaaacaagtATCAGACTTACTTGTGTATTTACAGTGCATTGGAAAAGgatggcattttattttttcaatttgtcACATAACAACCACatgtaaaaatgtacttaactggctttttatgtgtttgaccaacacaaaataagggataattgtgaaaaatgattgattgttttcacacaagatccaataaaacattttaaagttttggggGTGGTAACATAAGAACATGTGGAAACGTTAAAGGGGTATGAATAGCCTTCCAAGGCACTGTGCAtacttacatttaaaatatgaatgaaaaagtGTGTGTTATGATTGGGTTTTTATCATTAATCATGATTACTGACCTGTGCAAAAGATCCAGTGTGTTAGCCAGTGTAGAAGGCCCCCATCGTCTCCTCTGGTTGTAAAACTCTTTGAATTCCTGCGGTGAGTTGGTGTATGCATCTGATGCAGCGTTGTATTCCACACGCCATCCTTGTTGCAGCAGCAAAGTACACAACCAACGATCCTCCCCTGATGATACGCACAATTATTCCTGCTTCCTGTCACATTATGAAACCAAGTCAAACAGGAACCTACCTTGGTCATATTGCACATACTCAGCTCCTCTTGTTGCAGTTGTTGTGTACTTCTTCAGGACATTGTCGTCCATCAGCGCAGACCCTCTAAACAGACTGAAACATCCTGGACTGCACAACACAGAGCCGAACACATGCTCTGCGGTCTTCTGCAGCCAATGGCCCACTGCGTATTCAAACTTCTGGTACCAAACCATGGGACCTATGACATGCAGGGTAAATAAGAAGATTTAGAGTTAGTTTGGGTGAGAATTTAACTTtatacacaaaaaaagaaagcctGTCCTTTAAACAGGCaaaatttacagtaaattgCATTCATAGCTAAATATATATTGGCTGGTTGGTAGCTTTTCATGCATCTTTCTGAGATATAAAGTTAAAATCTGTCCAAATgttttgaagtaaaaacaaacaaagtagTGAAAAGTTATCAAGAACATATGACGTACCCATGCCAGTTGGATGGATTCTGCCACATGCTGCACCGACGTTGTAATACATTCGCAGCCTGTTAAGAcattattagtattttttatttcaaagttaaGGAAGTAAATTCTTTATAGTATTTATGAAATAAGTAATTGATCAAGCTTTGGTAATTTGAGAAAGTTTGAATTGTGTTTTATGATGACGATACTGAatgacaaaacagttttttacatTCTGTACTTAGCACATGCtatctgaagaaagaaaaaaacaaccttgatTATGTCAAGATAAGAGAACCGTAAAGATATGATCTCCAGCAAAATCGTACGGTGGTATAAAATGACTTCCTGCTTACTATTTATGCTTAGCAACATGAAAGTGAGATAAATCAAtaagtttagtttaaaaacaaatcacatcgCTGACCTGTCCACAAGTAGAACCACGGCTTTAGGGTGGAAGTCCGTGTCTCCGTCCAGAGCCAGGATGTACGTGTTGTCGTCTGAAATGAATCTTCTCTTGTTGTCATTGTCGTACTGAGGCAAAAGGAAAATCTCACCGTCCATAGAGATCAGACTTTCTCTGCTGGTATCCATCCGCTGGAATCAGAAAGAAGGACAATTAACATTTTCACCGGAATGTAGagataaaatacaaatgattgCAAGAAGTCACTTACTGGCATTTTCTGGGGGTTCTTGGTGATGTAACCTTTCCAGCCAAGCAGATAGTACATGTACATGATCTggaagaaaaaggggaaaatgttTAATCAGATGTAGCATTTTAATCAGTCTGACTCAATgaaaaaacatcaagaaaatcagtcttatttaaatttacaagacagaacattacatttaaatttaacgtttaatttaaatttaatttaaattgtttttcacaCAGTATTTTCTAGTGTGTACTTATATTATTGCAGACCAGAAAATAATAACATTCATAAGCAAGATGCATTTATGTCAGCACAACAAATACATGTCCAGTTTTAAATTGGTTGTTTAAtattaatttgctttttaagGCACATTGATTTGCAAAGGAAAAACGGATAACATGTTAGAGTCACATGTGTcaataatattagaaataaatgttcttgctaaacaaagcaaaattaattacaatgaaatgtgtgtttggTTGTAACTAATTTGTCTGGTAGCAGCATTTAACTAAACTAACTAAATTAAAGGCActtttcagtaattttttttactataaatattacaaacaagcagtttttaatattttaaattaatatatgaTATTTTACTCTTGTAGTTAAACACAAGTAATCAATTTCATGTTATTAATGagaatttttacattaaatgtatttttcaaatctctttattttattttatgtatttatttcaaacagacaaaaagtaaaaacaagaaagaaaattaaaacaaattatcatgCCCATTTGACATGCATATTTACATTATAAGCTCGAAAAGGAGAAGGTAGAAGATACAAGGTCTTATGTTTTCATGCCTCTCATACTCATCAactcataaacatttaaatctccAAACACCAGAGAAACttaaattgttttcacaatACATGATTCTTAGATGTCACATTCTCATCCTTTTATGTACAATTATTTATACGTTTTCAGTATCATCAATAGCATATTTCATCATCTCATACCACATATTTCCCAATAATCTcctttttatacagttttaaatcagattttcacCAACAGGACCAGCAGGTTGTAAAAGAAACTGTCCTTAAAATATAGTTTGAAATGATCAGATGTCAGCATGGACTACGTCCGAAAAGTACATCACTGGTcactttattcattcatttttattcatttcgaTGATGTAATGTGAACCTGCGAAACTGTAGTGATATTTTGAGACTTTTGAGTTTcataatacataaataaatataacgATGCTGTTtactaaaaaccacaaaaatgctTCTCCTTACCTGAGACCACCGTTTTTTGTTGCGAATGCGACCTTTGTCCTTCAGGTGAACGTAGAGCATGTTACCCTCGGGCAGGACAAACATTAACCTCCCGCCGTAGGGAGTTTCAATGATCGACACGTCATCTGGCTCTTTGTTGGTGAACACTCTGAACGGGGGAATGGACACATCAATGGTCAGAGAGGTCAAAATGTTCATGTATGCGCTCATGTCTACATGGTAGTCTTGTACCTGTAGACCTCAGTTACAACATGAATCAGGTCTTCCACATATTCATTGACCAGCCTTTTCCCTGTTTCCTTTTCAGTCATGAACGCATCGTCCACAAAGATGTGGCTTTCAAAGTCAAAACTGTCCTTGTGCTCCTCCTTCGGATCTCCTCGATAACGATCCAGCCTGAAACGAAGCAAGAAACAAACAGTAATACAAGCGTTAAAATGAAATCTTCAGCTTCACTTACGTCACACGTTAAGCTCTTGAATGTCAGCAGGTATAAATGATTgatattgattgattgataatgtGCTACCTGAACATGGAAGTGAGAATCTTCAGCATTTCGTCGTAGGTCTCGTGCCACATGGTGGCGCAGAGATAGATCACAACGTTCTGCAGTTCGTCCTGGCTGTGGAGACGAGGATTTAAAAGATTAGAGGAAGgttttagcacatttttatatataacagCACAGTATTGTTTATGTTATAACCATACtcagtttctctctctgttATTCTGGTGAGGCTTCATTTTCATCTTCAGTTTCCCTCAACTATGGAGAACCAAAGGGTTCATTCTTGGATCACTTCTCTCCTCTCTGTTCGTGATTCCATTTGGCTTGATTTTCAAGAAATATAAGATTTCATTCCCCTGCTACATGGATAATTCAAAGCGGTATCTCTTCCTGCAGCACTTCTGAATCACTGGTCGTCTACCTGATTTTCAAATCATATATGgatcttaaattttaaaaataaaaccacctgCTTGTGTCTTCAACAGTGATAATGTTGGGCCACTATAACCGTTCAGGAAAAGgacttttctgttctttttgaaAACACTGATAAATTCGTTtctcaaaaacagatttttccaaTTTGGTGTGATTGCTACAGTCAACCCATCTTCAGCCCATGTCTGCATGtgctgttttacaattttaaaacaggaaaataaagcaGGAAGACTTAGAGAATCCTCTTACTTCTCATTTGTTTGGGCTTTTGGTAGCTTCATCTTAGTGTTGAGCAGCAGAGACAGGTCGATGAAGGCGGATTCATAGAGTCGACGAACAAAGAGCTGAGACGTTCTTTCTATACGCTGGACCTGTGGAGTGTAGAATTATTCAAACATTAAGGTCTGCAACTTTTCCTGtggttaaagaaaataaaatggctCAAACACGTAGTGTTTTAACTTTAACCTAGACAAATGTCTTGTCTGAAACATAATATCTTGGTTTATCTGGGCACATTTTTTCAGAATCGCGGTTTCAACCTTGTAATTTTAAACATTCGGTAAAGAGAGGAGTATGTAAGAGAGCATAAAAATACCTTGATCTTCCACACATAATATGTACATGTGACAAATCCACCCCACATGCACACTCCCTCCAGCACCAACATGGCAAAAGGCCATTGGAAGTAGTCGctgtcaaacaaacaaagcatCACTGTGAACAACTTTTGCACTTCTACAAAGACTTCTGTACTTCACATGCAACCAAAATGTTCACAGAGCACAACATTTACGCAGGTTTGTGTAGAAATAAAACCGAATATTAGGCATGAGTGTCTGGGGTGTCATACTTGTTGAGTGACGTCCTGCAGATGCTCCGGAACATCTCCAACATAACAAcattagttgtgtttttgtccttAAGCAAATGCAAATTTCTACAGAAGTCTGCAAGAATGAAACCATCGATCAGGCAGTTTCATGCATAGCATCAGTTTTTAGAACCTTTtgataaaatacatataaatatatatatatttttcacctgattaacaaaataataatgacaataacaGCAAATAACAATAGATAaggtcaaaagaaaatacatttggaaGTTGTATGTTTGTACTTGTTTTCCCAAGTAATCTTGCAATAATCATGTAATGtgggtgtgttttattttttattacatctgaTATACGTCATAGAGAAAAGGCTCATACAGATATAGTGATGTGCATAAGGAAGAAGTTTGTCTCTGAGTAAATTATACcccaacagtttttttttattgaagctgGACAGGTAACATGTCACGTAAATTATGTCAGGTGaggaaataaggaagaaaaagtatttataagaAAAGGTAACCTTACTATTGATCCCAATTGCATCTGCTGAATTAAAACCTTCTGCCTGTGTCAGGAAGAGTACCAGGACCAGGCCCAGCACTGCCGGGCCAGTACAGCACATGGGCAGAGCAAAACTCATCCGGACAGCGTTGATCTTACAGGCAACTACGCCAAACCAGTGGCTGGCAGCTGAGCAGAAGGCctgagataaaaagaaacaagaaaacattttaaagctcaCTGCATTTAGATATTGAAGGGATTAGTTTCATTTTACAGTTTACCAGTGTAAAGTTGATGGTTTCAACATTTTACTGGGAACTTTTACATCCCATACAGGCATTCACAAAACAAACTGCACTCGCTTCCAAGTCGAAGGTTGAATTATTCAGGGCACAATGCAAAACAACTTGTCTTAATTACCACTgtccttttttttatgaaacaaaaaaattgaaaagcaaTGTGAAAACCTCCAAACACTAATGGTAAATTTTAGATTAAGTTTAATACCAGATTCTTTATATGTCCAATCAGAGTGGGAATTGTCTTTTTCTCGTAACTATAGTTTTGCCAGGTTCAGGGTCtcagttttataaataagaacaagaaaactttctgaggaggtaaaaacaaactacattaCTGTTTTTCTGAGACAGTTAGAATAGATAGAGAGAAACACTAATGAGATATTCCACACATATTGTACATTTTGACATGTTACGCTaccataaatgtttattttcagtctttctTTGACTTACCTGTAAGAAAAAGAGCACAAGACCTATTTGCAGAATATCTCCTTCATGACCTGCCAGGTTAAAATTATTCCACTCGATAGATTTGTTCAGGAGTTTATGGTAGATCAGGTACACAGCTCCtgcaaaacaccaaaaaacatacaGCATGTTTACAAAACATGATAATGATAATATGATATTATGAAGTAGAAAAGAGGCATCGAACCCCAAAAGCCTCATTTGCATCTGTTGCTTATGGGgatgagaaaatatgtttattgttattgtgaCTATTTCTAAAATAGTGACCAATTTGGATTTTACTATGATAACAAAAGCTAACTGGTGATGTtcataaaatcctaaaactaacagcattttaggatttttattgttttctccaGTGTTGTGGGCTTCAATAGATATTTCAAAGTGTGATTATTGGTGGCCGTATAGCAATAAAACTGAACTTATTAAAGCCACTGGTGTAATTTACTAACAAATTTCTAATTCGTTAAGGACGGAGTTTGTGGCGTTTCTGTAGCAGCGACTTTTTATTTACTCTCGTCATTATCACAACATATTTCCGTCGCAGTCTAAGTTCATATTCCCTCATCCCTACCACATGCTGCACAAAAacgtgtttgtgttttcatgttgaCTCTTTTCCCTCCAAGCATATCAAACCACAGTGAAGCTGAGCGATAAGACATTTCCCCACCAGGTGGGATTCCTCTGCATCGTTTTGACTGCTGTACACCGACACAAGCATTGGCAGTAGATAATTACCTATCACCAGTATCCTCAAAATACTGCTGATGACAAAGACAAAGTCCCTGAAGCCTTCCAACTCTGCCAGTACTTTCTGTGAAGTAAGACATAAAGGAGTCTCACTGATCGTTATTCGTTGACATCTCGAGTGTAAACGTGAGTGTTTGTGGAATACCTGCATGCGGTTCTTAGCCTGCATTGTGTTTTCCCACCAGCAGAGGGAGACGAGGAACGAGGAGAAAATCCCTAAACCCACGTAGTAAAAGCAATCCTCTTTCTGTCCGTCCACATGCGATGCTTCACGGATGTAGTAGTCCATTCCCAAGAGGCAGTAACCTGCAATCAGGCAGTGATTCAGTTTCCCAAACAGTTAGTGTTTCTCGTGTGTTTCTGTCTATTCAGTCTAAACCAAGCAACAGGGGTTTTATTTCATACTTCAAGCAATACATTAAATGTGTCTAAACTATTTTGTCCACTGGAGCAATTAAATCCATGATTTGATCCTGAAAATCGGAGAGAAGTGTTAGATCTCTTTCTGGCATGACCTGATTGAAGATTCTTGAACATATGATTATAGAGTGGCTATCTGCtaaaaaaatgagattttattgaATCACAAAACTCTTTCTAAGCCACAATTTGCAAATCATTGTGCATTACTTTTCCACTTCTAATATGGAGTTTGTCCAAGAGGCTCTAACTCAGCAGCATAGCAGGAAgatctgtagttttttttctgtttccatgaTAAACAATGATGCCACAGTGAAGTCAGGAGTGTTACCAGCACtggtgaggaggagggagcAGATTGGGAAGAGGATTTTCCAGTTCTCCCTTTGTAATCTGTAAACTATCTGCAGGACTGCAGACACAATGCAGACTCCTCCACTGATGAAGAGATTCGTCAGGATGTCGAAGTGAGGCATAACTACCAGGACCAGGAGAGAAGTGCCAAGAGACACCAAACTCTCAATGacacaaatctggaaaaaacagaagaacatcATGGGACAAAAACACGTCAGAGCCTGAAATGACACCttataataaaaactgtaggtGGTGAAATGAGCCATATTTCATAACATAATACGTAAGTTGTATCTTAATCAACTTACTCACTTGTTACACCTGATACATGTCAGTAAATAAGTAAAAGCTATTTGTCTTGTTAATAACTATCTAAAATGAACACTGCGTAGTTTTTGGGACCATGTGATGGAttaatttgaagttttaaaGCGCATACCAACGCCATGGTCTTCAGGTTGGGGGCCACAAACGTCTTGAAGGCACAACGCCACAGGGACTTCAAAAAAACTAAGAAGTTGGGGAAGACCAGGCAAAACACCAACATCAGCATGTAGAACTGCTGGTCCTTGTCACCACGAAGTGAGTTTGGACTGGAGAGTGCTGACAAGACCAAGAGGGAGCCCTGGAAGTAGATGACAGACAATTACTAAGAGATAGACTAACAAAGAAAAGAGCAAGACGGATATAAATCTGCTAAAACCGAGCTCTGTTAAAGATTAGTCAGCTGCAATAAGGATGTTATGTACACGGAAAAAAGACGCACAAAAAGATCTAACcaatattaaacaatcaaaataaaacgaAAGGCTTGTTTGCTGCCATTAAACACCTTGAACGAAGAATgttgttatgatgttattctaGAGAATAAAGATTTTGCTTACTATTTTGTCTTATTCtttaggaaataaataaatgaacaaatcaaATTACTAAACTGTCcattcaaaatattatttttatgtcgTCATCATTAAGTATCAAGCAAACTTACATTtgagcaacacatttttctttttctattcttttttttgtttgctttctgatCAGCtctccaaaagtattcataatgCACCAATCAAGTCAGACTGCAGAGCCAATTAgatttatgaaattaaatgtaactttattgTCCTTGGAGCTTTAGGGCAGATGCTTGGGTTCCTTGACATTACTtaaaagaagagacaaaaagtatttgaaaaatCCTTTTACCTTGGCAACAACAGCGCTGACCAAAACTGCCACCCCAACAAAAACAGCCACGAAGTACTGCGCCACCAGGAGGCATCTTTTCTTCTGCTCCTTCTCTGCTCCCACAGGGTTCAGCTGAAATGGATCCCATGTGTCCCTGAGATGCAAGCACAGGTGTGTGGATCAATGACTTTTCAACGGCCAAAACAAAGAGTATCAACACATATTTTTCCATGACTAAAGAGAACTGTGTACGTCTCTAGAGAAGTTAGTCACCATTTACCACTGAGCTCATTGGGACTTTCAACTCAGCAGGATTTTTCTGTATCCTTCCCCAAATGTGTCCCTTTTGGAAATCAATTCCTTTGATTTCATGCTTGGTGTTTGACCTCTAACCTGCACTGTCAGCTGTGGGACCTTGTAGACAGATGCATATCCAAATCAAGTCCAACAAACTAGATTTACCATGAATGGACTCCATTTAAGATGTAGAAACATCTCAAAAATGATCAGCGGAAATGTCTTCACTTT of Xiphophorus couchianus chromosome 4, X_couchianus-1.0, whole genome shotgun sequence contains these proteins:
- the chs1 gene encoding chitin synthase 1, encoding MSEELRYRGRKREGRHRDTWDPFQLNPVGAEKEQKKRCLLVAQYFVAVFVGVAVLVSAVVAKGSLLVLSALSSPNSLRGDKDQQFYMLMLVFCLVFPNFLVFLKSLWRCAFKTFVAPNLKTMALICVIESLVSLGTSLLVLVVMPHFDILTNLFISGGVCIVSAVLQIVYRLQRENWKILFPICSLLLTSAGYCLLGMDYYIREASHVDGQKEDCFYYVGLGIFSSFLVSLCWWENTMQAKNRMQKVLAELEGFRDFVFVISSILRILVIGAVYLIYHKLLNKSIEWNNFNLAGHEGDILQIGLVLFFLQAFCSAASHWFGVVACKINAVRMSFALPMCCTGPAVLGLVLVLFLTQAEGFNSADAIGINNFCRNLHLLKDKNTTNVVMLEMFRSICRTSLNNDYFQWPFAMLVLEGVCMWGGFVTCTYYVWKIKVQRIERTSQLFVRRLYESAFIDLSLLLNTKMKLPKAQTNENQDELQNVVIYLCATMWHETYDEMLKILTSMFRLDRYRGDPKEEHKDSFDFESHIFVDDAFMTEKETGKRLVNEYVEDLIHVVTEVYRVFTNKEPDDVSIIETPYGGRLMFVLPEGNMLYVHLKDKGRIRNKKRWSQIMYMYYLLGWKGYITKNPQKMPRMDTSRESLISMDGEIFLLPQYDNDNKRRFISDDNTYILALDGDTDFHPKAVVLLVDRLRMYYNVGAACGRIHPTGMGPMVWYQKFEYAVGHWLQKTAEHVFGSVLCSPGCFSLFRGSALMDDNVLKKYTTTATRGAEYVQYDQGEDRWLCTLLLQQGWRVEYNAASDAYTNSPQEFKEFYNQRRRWGPSTLANTLDLLHSGKETVKRNQSISSLYIFYQMFTVGSSILGPASVTLMVAGAFQFIFRMNGAIAIVISCVPPVFYIIICFATKANTQITIAAVMSVLYAFLMTASFFSIIGDMVVQGTFLTPTGVFLVSMAIMYLVTAILHPEEFGLIIYGLMYFICIPSGYLLLTIYSLVNMNNVSWGTRESKEEGEQKQTQSVLCNKDCRLCCWDMKIQITQEAENPMLQQITSFATQKAPLLQITKNETQPQAAANPEPQDKPELATEKTAEAKNPPAHKSKEAPLKDKDDSSSDSDDSDDDDGGKKSIRSDSSDSSDENDDYFMNADLEEMEDIPVSDWVEPVKEEFLKKLTYFNMKRNLQAQIRYTLRNKNQDDVVEDLILMLTDTLNIRLSKAGPEDILAQAEIDELQHELTNQARHILKNNKMMKLEKRVKRAIEKTLSAPQVQRLDEGENDFWDKLIERYLTPISDTQEHKNRVSKELKSLRNKAVFLYFIINVLWVVATFFLQLIGNDIISIKIPKFSEEKNITEYLKVEPLSLMFLFSFAILLLVQFVAMLYHRVYTLIHVVSYRGTEKDYKEREPEDEEEEDQTVENQYAVSLHSEDFQL